A section of the Apodemus sylvaticus chromosome 10, mApoSyl1.1, whole genome shotgun sequence genome encodes:
- the LOC127694297 gene encoding C-type lectin domain family 10 member A-like isoform X3 has product MTMIYENFQNLESEEKNQEMRKGDRKGGTESPKFALTPPQCSLWNILSWTHLLLFSLGLSLLLLVVVSVIGSQNAQLRRDLGTLRATLDNTTSKIKADVQALDSRGDSLQEGISSLKVEVEDHRQELQAGRGLSQKVTSLESAVEKREEALKTDLSEITDSMKQLKKDLKALTCQLASLKNNGSEMACCPLHWTKHEGSCYWFSQSEKSWPEADKYCQLENSHLVVVNSQEEQKFIEEHKGPVPTWMGLTDQNGPWRWVDGTDFDTGFKNWKPQQPDNWHGHGLGGGEDCAHFSYDDGRWNDDVCQRPYRWVCEIELGKAS; this is encoded by the exons ATGACAATGATATATGAAAACTTCCAGAACTTGGAGAGTGAGGAGAAAAACCAGGAGATGAGAAAAGGTGACAGGAAAGGAGGAACAGAGTCTCCAAAGTTTGCTCTAA CTCCTCCCCAGTGCTCGCTGTGGAATATCCTCTCGTGgacccacctcctcctcttctccctgggcctcagcctcctgctgcTGGTGGTTGTCTCCGTGATTGGATCCCAAA ATGCCCAGTTAAGGAGGGACCTAGGCACCCTGAGAGCCACTTTAGACAACACCACCTCCAAGATAAAGGCTGATGTCCAGGCCCTGGACTCCAGGG GTGACAGCTTGCAAGAAGGGATCAGTTCTCTGAAAGTGGAGGTGGAGGATCACAGGCAAGAACTGCAGGCAG GCCGAGGCTTGAGCCAGAAGGTGACTTCTCTGGAGAGTGCagtggagaagagggaggaggctcTCAAAACAG ATCTGTCTGAAATAACTGATAGCATGAAACAGCTGAAGAAGGACTTGAAGGCCCTGACATGCCAGCTGGCCAGCCTCAAGAACAACG GCTCGGAAATGGCCTGCTGCCCCCTTCACTGGACGAAGCACGAAGGCAGCTGCTACTGGTTCTCTCAGTCTGAGAAGTCCTGGCCTGAAGCTGACAAATACTGTCAGCTGGAGAATTCTCACCTGGTGGTGGTCAACTCCCAGGAGGAGCAG aAATTTATTGAGGAGCATAAGGGCCCTGTGCCCACCTGGATGGGCCTAACGGATCAAAATGGGCCCTGGAGATGGGTGGACGGGACCGACTTTGACACAGGATTCAA GAATTGGAAGCCACAGCAGCCGGATAACTGGCACGGACACGGTCTAGGAGGAGGTGAGGACTGCGCCCACTTCTCTTACGATGATGGTCGTTGGAATGACGATGTTTGCCAGAGGCCTTACCGCTGGGTCTGTGAAATAGAGCTGGGCAAAGCCAGCTGA
- the LOC127694297 gene encoding C-type lectin domain family 10 member A-like isoform X5, with protein MTMIYENFQNLESEEKNQEMRKAPPQCSLWNILSWTHLLLFSLGLSLLLLVVVSVIGSQNAQLRRDLGTLRATLDNTTSKIKADVQALDSRGDSLQEGISSLKVEVEDHRQELQAGRGLSQKVTSLESAVEKREEALKTDLSEITDSMKQLKKDLKALTCQLASLKNNGSEMACCPLHWTKHEGSCYWFSQSEKSWPEADKYCQLENSHLVVVNSQEEQKFIEEHKGPVPTWMGLTDQNGPWRWVDGTDFDTGFKNWKPQQPDNWHGHGLGGGEDCAHFSYDDGRWNDDVCQRPYRWVCEIELGKAS; from the exons ATGACAATGATATATGAAAACTTCCAGAACTTGGAGAGTGAGGAGAAAAACCAGGAGATGAGAAAAG CTCCTCCCCAGTGCTCGCTGTGGAATATCCTCTCGTGgacccacctcctcctcttctccctgggcctcagcctcctgctgcTGGTGGTTGTCTCCGTGATTGGATCCCAAA ATGCCCAGTTAAGGAGGGACCTAGGCACCCTGAGAGCCACTTTAGACAACACCACCTCCAAGATAAAGGCTGATGTCCAGGCCCTGGACTCCAGGG GTGACAGCTTGCAAGAAGGGATCAGTTCTCTGAAAGTGGAGGTGGAGGATCACAGGCAAGAACTGCAGGCAG GCCGAGGCTTGAGCCAGAAGGTGACTTCTCTGGAGAGTGCagtggagaagagggaggaggctcTCAAAACAG ATCTGTCTGAAATAACTGATAGCATGAAACAGCTGAAGAAGGACTTGAAGGCCCTGACATGCCAGCTGGCCAGCCTCAAGAACAACG GCTCGGAAATGGCCTGCTGCCCCCTTCACTGGACGAAGCACGAAGGCAGCTGCTACTGGTTCTCTCAGTCTGAGAAGTCCTGGCCTGAAGCTGACAAATACTGTCAGCTGGAGAATTCTCACCTGGTGGTGGTCAACTCCCAGGAGGAGCAG aAATTTATTGAGGAGCATAAGGGCCCTGTGCCCACCTGGATGGGCCTAACGGATCAAAATGGGCCCTGGAGATGGGTGGACGGGACCGACTTTGACACAGGATTCAA GAATTGGAAGCCACAGCAGCCGGATAACTGGCACGGACACGGTCTAGGAGGAGGTGAGGACTGCGCCCACTTCTCTTACGATGATGGTCGTTGGAATGACGATGTTTGCCAGAGGCCTTACCGCTGGGTCTGTGAAATAGAGCTGGGCAAAGCCAGCTGA
- the LOC127694297 gene encoding C-type lectin domain family 10 member A-like isoform X1 codes for MTMIYENFQNLESEEKNQEMRKGDRKGGTESPKFALTAPPQCSLWNILSWTHLLLFSLGLSLLLLVVVSVIGSQNAQLRRDLGTLRATLDNTTSKIKADVQALDSRGDSLQEGISSLKVEVEDHRQELQAGRGLSQKVTSLESAVEKREEALKTDLSEITDSMKQLKKDLKALTCQLASLKNNGSEMACCPLHWTKHEGSCYWFSQSEKSWPEADKYCQLENSHLVVVNSQEEQKFIEEHKGPVPTWMGLTDQNGPWRWVDGTDFDTGFKYVCHPPLPWTALSFSIFSDPRGLGGASSNTVDNLVFRGSQLIIFRNWKPQQPDNWHGHGLGGGEDCAHFSYDDGRWNDDVCQRPYRWVCEIELGKAS; via the exons ATGACAATGATATATGAAAACTTCCAGAACTTGGAGAGTGAGGAGAAAAACCAGGAGATGAGAAAAGGTGACAGGAAAGGAGGAACAGAGTCTCCAAAGTTTGCTCTAA CAGCTCCTCCCCAGTGCTCGCTGTGGAATATCCTCTCGTGgacccacctcctcctcttctccctgggcctcagcctcctgctgcTGGTGGTTGTCTCCGTGATTGGATCCCAAA ATGCCCAGTTAAGGAGGGACCTAGGCACCCTGAGAGCCACTTTAGACAACACCACCTCCAAGATAAAGGCTGATGTCCAGGCCCTGGACTCCAGGG GTGACAGCTTGCAAGAAGGGATCAGTTCTCTGAAAGTGGAGGTGGAGGATCACAGGCAAGAACTGCAGGCAG GCCGAGGCTTGAGCCAGAAGGTGACTTCTCTGGAGAGTGCagtggagaagagggaggaggctcTCAAAACAG ATCTGTCTGAAATAACTGATAGCATGAAACAGCTGAAGAAGGACTTGAAGGCCCTGACATGCCAGCTGGCCAGCCTCAAGAACAACG GCTCGGAAATGGCCTGCTGCCCCCTTCACTGGACGAAGCACGAAGGCAGCTGCTACTGGTTCTCTCAGTCTGAGAAGTCCTGGCCTGAAGCTGACAAATACTGTCAGCTGGAGAATTCTCACCTGGTGGTGGTCAACTCCCAGGAGGAGCAG aAATTTATTGAGGAGCATAAGGGCCCTGTGCCCACCTGGATGGGCCTAACGGATCAAAATGGGCCCTGGAGATGGGTGGACGGGACCGACTTTGACACAGGATTCAAGTACGTTTGTCACCCACCTCTACCTTGGACTGCCTTATCTTTCAGCATCTTTAGTGACCCCAGGGGTTTAGGGGGAGCTTCTAGTAACACGGTTGACAACCTGGTCTTCCGGGGCTCACAGCTCATTATTTTCAGGAATTGGAAGCCACAGCAGCCGGATAACTGGCACGGACACGGTCTAGGAGGAGGTGAGGACTGCGCCCACTTCTCTTACGATGATGGTCGTTGGAATGACGATGTTTGCCAGAGGCCTTACCGCTGGGTCTGTGAAATAGAGCTGGGCAAAGCCAGCTGA
- the LOC127694297 gene encoding C-type lectin domain family 10 member A-like isoform X2 has product MTMIYENFQNLESEEKNQEMRKGDRKGGTESPKFALTAPPQCSLWNILSWTHLLLFSLGLSLLLLVVVSVIGSQNAQLRRDLGTLRATLDNTTSKIKADVQALDSRGDSLQEGISSLKVEVEDHRQELQAGRGLSQKVTSLESAVEKREEALKTDLSEITDSMKQLKKDLKALTCQLASLKNNGSEMACCPLHWTKHEGSCYWFSQSEKSWPEADKYCQLENSHLVVVNSQEEQKFIEEHKGPVPTWMGLTDQNGPWRWVDGTDFDTGFKNWKPQQPDNWHGHGLGGGEDCAHFSYDDGRWNDDVCQRPYRWVCEIELGKAS; this is encoded by the exons ATGACAATGATATATGAAAACTTCCAGAACTTGGAGAGTGAGGAGAAAAACCAGGAGATGAGAAAAGGTGACAGGAAAGGAGGAACAGAGTCTCCAAAGTTTGCTCTAA CAGCTCCTCCCCAGTGCTCGCTGTGGAATATCCTCTCGTGgacccacctcctcctcttctccctgggcctcagcctcctgctgcTGGTGGTTGTCTCCGTGATTGGATCCCAAA ATGCCCAGTTAAGGAGGGACCTAGGCACCCTGAGAGCCACTTTAGACAACACCACCTCCAAGATAAAGGCTGATGTCCAGGCCCTGGACTCCAGGG GTGACAGCTTGCAAGAAGGGATCAGTTCTCTGAAAGTGGAGGTGGAGGATCACAGGCAAGAACTGCAGGCAG GCCGAGGCTTGAGCCAGAAGGTGACTTCTCTGGAGAGTGCagtggagaagagggaggaggctcTCAAAACAG ATCTGTCTGAAATAACTGATAGCATGAAACAGCTGAAGAAGGACTTGAAGGCCCTGACATGCCAGCTGGCCAGCCTCAAGAACAACG GCTCGGAAATGGCCTGCTGCCCCCTTCACTGGACGAAGCACGAAGGCAGCTGCTACTGGTTCTCTCAGTCTGAGAAGTCCTGGCCTGAAGCTGACAAATACTGTCAGCTGGAGAATTCTCACCTGGTGGTGGTCAACTCCCAGGAGGAGCAG aAATTTATTGAGGAGCATAAGGGCCCTGTGCCCACCTGGATGGGCCTAACGGATCAAAATGGGCCCTGGAGATGGGTGGACGGGACCGACTTTGACACAGGATTCAA GAATTGGAAGCCACAGCAGCCGGATAACTGGCACGGACACGGTCTAGGAGGAGGTGAGGACTGCGCCCACTTCTCTTACGATGATGGTCGTTGGAATGACGATGTTTGCCAGAGGCCTTACCGCTGGGTCTGTGAAATAGAGCTGGGCAAAGCCAGCTGA
- the LOC127694297 gene encoding C-type lectin domain family 10 member A-like isoform X4: MTMIYENFQNLESEEKNQEMRKAAPPQCSLWNILSWTHLLLFSLGLSLLLLVVVSVIGSQNAQLRRDLGTLRATLDNTTSKIKADVQALDSRGDSLQEGISSLKVEVEDHRQELQAGRGLSQKVTSLESAVEKREEALKTDLSEITDSMKQLKKDLKALTCQLASLKNNGSEMACCPLHWTKHEGSCYWFSQSEKSWPEADKYCQLENSHLVVVNSQEEQKFIEEHKGPVPTWMGLTDQNGPWRWVDGTDFDTGFKNWKPQQPDNWHGHGLGGGEDCAHFSYDDGRWNDDVCQRPYRWVCEIELGKAS, encoded by the exons ATGACAATGATATATGAAAACTTCCAGAACTTGGAGAGTGAGGAGAAAAACCAGGAGATGAGAAAAG CAGCTCCTCCCCAGTGCTCGCTGTGGAATATCCTCTCGTGgacccacctcctcctcttctccctgggcctcagcctcctgctgcTGGTGGTTGTCTCCGTGATTGGATCCCAAA ATGCCCAGTTAAGGAGGGACCTAGGCACCCTGAGAGCCACTTTAGACAACACCACCTCCAAGATAAAGGCTGATGTCCAGGCCCTGGACTCCAGGG GTGACAGCTTGCAAGAAGGGATCAGTTCTCTGAAAGTGGAGGTGGAGGATCACAGGCAAGAACTGCAGGCAG GCCGAGGCTTGAGCCAGAAGGTGACTTCTCTGGAGAGTGCagtggagaagagggaggaggctcTCAAAACAG ATCTGTCTGAAATAACTGATAGCATGAAACAGCTGAAGAAGGACTTGAAGGCCCTGACATGCCAGCTGGCCAGCCTCAAGAACAACG GCTCGGAAATGGCCTGCTGCCCCCTTCACTGGACGAAGCACGAAGGCAGCTGCTACTGGTTCTCTCAGTCTGAGAAGTCCTGGCCTGAAGCTGACAAATACTGTCAGCTGGAGAATTCTCACCTGGTGGTGGTCAACTCCCAGGAGGAGCAG aAATTTATTGAGGAGCATAAGGGCCCTGTGCCCACCTGGATGGGCCTAACGGATCAAAATGGGCCCTGGAGATGGGTGGACGGGACCGACTTTGACACAGGATTCAA GAATTGGAAGCCACAGCAGCCGGATAACTGGCACGGACACGGTCTAGGAGGAGGTGAGGACTGCGCCCACTTCTCTTACGATGATGGTCGTTGGAATGACGATGTTTGCCAGAGGCCTTACCGCTGGGTCTGTGAAATAGAGCTGGGCAAAGCCAGCTGA